A genomic window from Streptomyces mirabilis includes:
- a CDS encoding DUF742 domain-containing protein, whose protein sequence is MTPPTASHDPYAQPYGDEGDQPLVRPYAMTGGRTRPRYQLAIEALISTTADPAQLMGLLPEHQRICHLCREVKSVAEVSALLSMPLGVARILVADLAEAGLVAIHQPGGDENNGGAPDVTLLERVLSGLRKL, encoded by the coding sequence ATGACCCCGCCCACCGCCTCTCATGATCCGTACGCACAGCCGTACGGGGACGAGGGCGACCAGCCGCTGGTACGTCCGTACGCGATGACCGGCGGCCGGACCCGGCCGCGGTACCAACTCGCCATCGAGGCGCTGATCAGCACTACGGCCGACCCCGCGCAGTTGATGGGGCTGCTCCCCGAGCACCAGCGGATCTGCCACCTTTGCCGTGAGGTCAAGTCGGTGGCCGAGGTGTCGGCCCTCCTGTCCATGCCACTCGGCGTGGCCAGGATCCTCGTCGCGGACCTCGCGGAGGCCGGACTCGTCGCCATTCACCAGCCTGGCGGCGATGAGAACAACGGCGGCGCGCCGGACGTGACTTTGCTCGAAAGGGTGCTCAGTGGACTTCGCAAGCTCTGA
- a CDS encoding roadblock/LC7 domain-containing protein — MSQAAQNLNWLITNFVDNTPGVSHTVVVSADGLLLAMSEGFPRDRADQLAAVASGLTSLTAGASRIFEGGTVAQTVVEMERGFLFLMSVSDGSSLAVLSHPECDIGLVGYEMALLVDRAGAVLTPDLRAELQGSLLH, encoded by the coding sequence ATGAGCCAGGCGGCACAGAATCTGAACTGGTTGATCACCAACTTTGTGGACAACACCCCTGGGGTGTCCCACACCGTCGTCGTGTCCGCCGACGGGCTCCTTCTGGCCATGTCCGAAGGATTCCCACGCGACCGCGCCGACCAGCTTGCGGCCGTCGCCTCCGGCCTGACCTCGTTGACCGCCGGGGCTTCCCGGATCTTCGAGGGCGGCACGGTGGCCCAGACGGTCGTCGAAATGGAGCGCGGCTTCCTCTTCCTCATGTCCGTCTCGGACGGCTCGTCCCTGGCGGTCCTCTCCCACCCGGAGTGCGACATCGGCCTTGTCGGCTACGAGATGGCGCTGCTCGTCGATCGGGCGGGTGCCGTACTCACGCCGGACCTGCGCGCTGAACTCCAGGGAAGTCTGCTCCACTAA
- a CDS encoding fumarylacetoacetate hydrolase family protein: protein MRIARFSIDGNVAFGAVEGDKPDELVLDIIKGIPFADFELSGTKVPLSKVRLLPPVLPNKVVAFGRNYAEHAKELGNEVPDAPFAFFKPSTSVIGSGDEIQYPSFSSELHHEAELAVVIGRMCREVPRERVKDVILGYTCANDVTARDVQKREKQWARAKGFDNSCPLGPWVETDLDLAAIAEGITIQCTVNGAQRQLGRTSEMIHSVEDLIVNITEAMTLLPGDVILTGTPAGVGPLNVGDEVAVTIEGIGTLTNKVIKRG, encoded by the coding sequence GTGCGCATCGCCAGGTTCTCCATCGACGGCAACGTCGCTTTCGGCGCGGTCGAGGGCGACAAGCCGGACGAGCTCGTCCTCGACATCATCAAGGGCATTCCGTTCGCGGACTTCGAGCTCTCCGGTACGAAGGTCCCGCTGAGCAAGGTGCGGCTGCTGCCGCCGGTGCTCCCCAACAAGGTCGTGGCCTTCGGCCGCAACTACGCGGAGCACGCGAAGGAACTCGGCAACGAGGTGCCCGACGCTCCGTTCGCCTTCTTCAAGCCGTCGACCTCGGTGATCGGCTCCGGCGACGAGATCCAGTACCCCTCCTTCTCCAGCGAGCTGCACCACGAGGCCGAGCTCGCCGTGGTCATCGGCCGCATGTGCCGCGAGGTCCCGCGCGAGCGCGTCAAGGACGTCATCCTCGGTTACACCTGCGCCAACGACGTCACCGCGCGTGACGTCCAGAAGCGCGAGAAGCAGTGGGCCCGGGCCAAGGGCTTCGACAACTCCTGCCCGCTCGGCCCCTGGGTGGAGACGGACCTCGACCTCGCCGCGATCGCCGAGGGCATCACGATCCAGTGCACGGTCAACGGCGCGCAGCGCCAGCTCGGCCGCACCAGCGAGATGATCCACTCCGTCGAGGACCTGATCGTCAACATCACCGAGGCCATGACGCTGCTCCCCGGCGACGTGATCCTCACCGGCACCCCGGCTGGGGTCGGCCCCCTGAACGTCGGCGACGAGGTCGCCGTCACCATCGAAGGCATCGGCACTCTCACCAACAAGGTGATCAAGCGTGGCTAA
- a CDS encoding GTP-binding protein, whose translation MDFASSDGGRTTTSAKIVVAGGFGVGKTTFVGAVSEINPLRTEAVMTSASAGIDDLTHTGDKTTTTVAMDFGRITLDQDLILYLFGTPGQDRFWFMWDDLVRGAIGAVVLVDTRRLADCFPAVDYFENSGLPFVIALNGFDGHQPYNPEEVREALQIGPDAPIITTDARHRADAKSALITLVEHALMARLR comes from the coding sequence GTGGACTTCGCAAGCTCTGACGGAGGTCGGACGACCACCTCCGCGAAGATCGTGGTGGCGGGCGGCTTCGGCGTGGGCAAGACCACGTTCGTCGGCGCCGTCTCGGAGATCAACCCGCTGCGCACCGAGGCCGTCATGACGTCCGCGTCCGCCGGCATCGACGACCTCACGCACACCGGAGACAAGACGACGACCACCGTCGCCATGGACTTCGGCCGCATCACCCTGGACCAGGACCTGATCCTGTACCTCTTCGGTACGCCGGGTCAGGACCGCTTCTGGTTCATGTGGGACGACCTGGTCCGCGGCGCCATCGGTGCCGTCGTCCTGGTCGACACCCGCCGTCTGGCCGACTGCTTCCCCGCGGTCGACTACTTCGAGAACAGCGGCCTGCCGTTCGTCATCGCCCTCAACGGCTTCGACGGACATCAGCCCTACAACCCCGAAGAGGTGCGCGAGGCGCTCCAGATCGGACCGGACGCCCCGATCATCACGACGGACGCCCGGCACCGTGCGGATGCGAAGAGCGCGCTCATCACGCTGGTCGAGCACGCGCTCATGGCACGTCTGCGGTAG
- a CDS encoding sensor histidine kinase, whose translation MRRSKNGPEPSARGNFTPPPRGAAPAQVRVPEPTPAPPPSGGRLSPRNWRVPTRLNAILLIPVIVGLIMGGFQVKNSIDTWQEARDAEKVAKIVAASSDYAEALLNERDVSAEPLLKGDRNNATVKKVRATTDQMADAFHKEVVGMPAKQGLERRLSLVVKAEPQLDQIRKLAFTKAMDPVQTEEGYVTVEHLLMEFSNELGLGTGNITSYGRSVYAIALAKGAESLQRSIGTHLLVKPSTDPKNHALQVTSFTSYAYLENIALQEYVSGGTEADAARLTTVMEQKTAEGKSQLAAAKSKTEAAGGTFVAPPAMDKMIQAIASGATPTQLAAQGITPETWMAAATLKFQGYSQVENELIDRAVNDAGSIASDAQRQAYINGAIVVIALLAAFILAGLMARQMSRAMRQLRNAAFGVAEQRLPMLVDQLSRTDPGRVDTRVTPIPITTTDEIGEVARAFDQVHREAVRLAAEQALLRGNINAIFTNLSRRNQSLIEGQLTLITDLENNEADPDQLENLFRLDHLATRMRRNGENLLVLAGEEPGRRWDQPVPLVDVLRAASSEVEQYERIELSGVPEAEIHGRAVTDLVHLLAELLENATTFSSPQTKVRVTATRLPDGRIMVEIHDKGIGLTAEDFADINHKLANPPTVDAAISQRMGLFVVGRLSDRHGIRVQLRPSGEQAGTTSLVMLPDAITHGGGGGEQQLQRDEFTVSQIIPEPQSFQPEQAFQSQAQPMRTAAELGFDDSRYTEVPDDIRELDPVGRSLMREERRAALEAQAQGQPDAIEPPRYQEDFEAPQPAYDDAQASYGNGQPGYDNGQGAFEEQQASYDQQTGYEEPQQGTYDETYFPSNGGYPEPAYAEPVQEEHTGARSSASDTFPTFDEPSYQDDWPQQDSYRNGYPSEYAPEAESSQAADVGEQDRVGFSRPGPTSSAPHALTDAGLPRRGSTASGTNGQRPVDHGTQGVQAPPAATGSNGDGDWRTSNDNRWQRAEQLKKPKAGGVTSSGLPRRVPKANLVEGTAETTPQGGPQVSRAPEDIRGRLSNLRRGVQQGRNAGSDTNGQGFGPDSTYNQER comes from the coding sequence GTGAGGCGAAGCAAGAACGGTCCCGAGCCGTCGGCACGGGGCAACTTCACCCCGCCGCCGCGCGGCGCGGCGCCCGCACAGGTGCGCGTCCCGGAGCCCACGCCGGCGCCCCCGCCGAGCGGCGGTCGTCTGTCCCCCCGTAACTGGCGTGTGCCCACCAGGCTGAACGCGATCCTGCTCATACCTGTGATCGTCGGCCTCATCATGGGCGGCTTCCAGGTGAAGAACTCGATCGACACCTGGCAGGAGGCCCGCGACGCCGAGAAGGTCGCCAAGATCGTGGCGGCCTCCAGCGACTACGCGGAGGCTCTGCTCAACGAGCGTGACGTGTCCGCCGAGCCACTGCTCAAGGGCGACCGGAACAACGCCACGGTCAAGAAGGTCCGCGCGACCACCGACCAGATGGCCGACGCCTTCCACAAGGAAGTCGTCGGCATGCCGGCCAAGCAGGGTCTTGAGCGCCGGCTGAGCCTGGTGGTGAAGGCCGAGCCCCAGCTGGACCAGATCCGCAAACTCGCCTTCACCAAGGCCATGGACCCGGTGCAGACCGAAGAGGGCTACGTCACCGTCGAGCACCTGCTGATGGAGTTCTCGAACGAGCTCGGCCTCGGCACGGGCAACATCACGAGCTACGGCCGTTCGGTGTACGCCATCGCGCTCGCCAAGGGCGCCGAGTCGCTGCAGCGCTCGATCGGCACCCACCTGCTGGTCAAGCCCAGCACCGACCCGAAGAACCACGCGCTGCAGGTCACCTCCTTCACCTCGTACGCGTACCTGGAGAACATCGCTCTTCAGGAGTACGTCTCCGGTGGTACCGAGGCGGACGCCGCCCGGCTCACCACGGTGATGGAGCAGAAGACCGCCGAGGGCAAGAGCCAGCTGGCCGCGGCCAAGAGCAAGACCGAGGCCGCGGGCGGGACCTTCGTGGCGCCGCCCGCCATGGACAAGATGATCCAGGCGATCGCCAGCGGCGCCACGCCCACCCAGCTCGCCGCTCAGGGCATCACTCCCGAGACGTGGATGGCCGCCGCCACCCTCAAGTTCCAGGGCTACAGCCAGGTCGAGAACGAACTCATCGACCGGGCCGTCAACGACGCCGGAAGCATCGCCTCCGACGCCCAGCGCCAGGCCTACATCAACGGCGCCATCGTCGTGATCGCCCTGCTCGCCGCGTTCATCCTGGCCGGGCTCATGGCCCGCCAGATGAGCCGCGCGATGCGCCAGCTGCGCAACGCGGCCTTCGGGGTCGCCGAGCAGCGTCTGCCGATGCTGGTCGACCAGCTCTCGCGCACCGACCCGGGCCGCGTCGACACCCGCGTCACGCCCATCCCGATCACCACCACGGACGAGATCGGCGAAGTCGCCCGCGCCTTCGACCAGGTCCACCGTGAGGCCGTACGACTCGCCGCCGAGCAGGCCCTCCTGCGAGGCAACATCAACGCGATCTTCACCAACCTGTCGCGCCGCAACCAGTCCCTGATCGAGGGCCAGCTGACCCTGATCACCGACCTGGAGAACAACGAGGCCGACCCGGACCAGCTGGAGAACCTCTTCCGTCTGGACCACCTCGCGACCCGTATGCGCCGCAACGGCGAGAACCTCCTCGTCCTCGCCGGTGAGGAGCCGGGCCGCCGCTGGGACCAGCCGGTGCCCCTCGTGGACGTCCTGCGCGCCGCCTCCTCCGAGGTGGAGCAGTACGAGCGCATCGAGCTCTCCGGCGTCCCGGAGGCCGAGATCCACGGCCGCGCCGTGACCGACCTCGTGCACCTGCTCGCCGAGCTCCTGGAGAACGCCACCACGTTCTCCTCCCCGCAGACCAAGGTCCGCGTCACCGCGACCCGGCTGCCCGACGGCCGCATCATGGTCGAGATCCACGACAAGGGCATCGGCCTCACCGCCGAGGACTTCGCGGACATCAACCACAAGCTGGCCAACCCCCCGACCGTGGACGCCGCGATCTCGCAGCGCATGGGCCTGTTCGTGGTCGGCCGGCTGTCCGACCGGCACGGCATCCGCGTCCAGCTGCGCCCCTCCGGCGAGCAGGCCGGTACGACCTCGCTCGTCATGCTCCCCGACGCGATCACCCACGGTGGTGGCGGCGGCGAACAGCAGCTCCAGCGCGACGAGTTCACCGTCTCGCAGATCATCCCGGAGCCGCAGAGCTTCCAGCCGGAGCAGGCCTTCCAGTCCCAGGCCCAGCCGATGCGCACCGCCGCCGAACTCGGATTCGACGACAGCCGCTACACGGAGGTCCCCGACGACATCCGGGAGCTGGACCCCGTCGGGCGCTCGCTGATGCGTGAGGAGCGCCGTGCGGCCCTGGAGGCCCAGGCACAGGGCCAGCCGGATGCCATCGAGCCGCCGAGGTACCAGGAGGACTTCGAGGCCCCCCAGCCCGCGTACGACGACGCTCAGGCCTCCTACGGGAACGGGCAGCCCGGGTACGACAACGGCCAGGGTGCCTTCGAGGAGCAGCAGGCCTCGTACGACCAGCAGACGGGGTACGAGGAACCGCAGCAGGGGACGTACGACGAGACGTACTTCCCGTCGAACGGCGGCTACCCGGAACCCGCGTACGCGGAGCCGGTCCAGGAGGAGCACACGGGAGCCCGGAGTTCCGCTTCGGACACCTTCCCGACCTTCGACGAGCCGTCCTACCAGGACGACTGGCCGCAGCAGGACTCGTACCGGAACGGCTACCCGTCCGAGTACGCTCCCGAGGCGGAATCTTCGCAGGCCGCTGACGTGGGTGAGCAGGACCGCGTAGGCTTCAGCCGTCCGGGACCGACCTCCTCCGCCCCCCATGCGCTGACCGACGCAGGGCTGCCGCGCCGCGGATCCACCGCGAGCGGCACCAACGGCCAGCGGCCCGTGGACCATGGCACCCAGGGGGTTCAGGCACCGCCTGCGGCCACCGGGAGCAACGGCGACGGCGACTGGCGTACGTCCAACGACAACCGCTGGCAGCGCGCCGAGCAGCTCAAGAAGCCCAAGGCGGGCGGGGTCACCTCGTCCGGTCTTCCCCGGCGGGTGCCCAAGGCCAATCTGGTCGAGGGAACCGCGGAAACGACCCCACAGGGCGGCCCCCAGGTCTCCCGCGCTCCCGAGGACATCCGGGGCAGGCTGAGCAACCTGCGCCGCGGCGTCCAGCAGGGACGCAATGCAGGTAGTGACACGAACGGCCAGGGCTTCGGTCCTGACAGCACCTACAACCAGGAGCGTTAG
- a CDS encoding sensor histidine kinase — MQGRFKRDGSASAEPEPHGGTDRGSSPQHAQNPGQSELGGGERSARPGATAPDQPPAKPKGPPGPGSRIALRNWRISTRLVSLLALPVVAATTLGALRINQSMDDIQQLDNMKLLTDMTKQATELAAALQKERDQSAGPLAHGAKPNDITVKGVRDATDVAKQQFITGTQEIDTASANGQLTGVRDSLVAIAGELNKLNTIRNGAYSDPKNSSQTVDGYHRLITQLISLSQDMAEATSNPEMISRTRALSAFSSAKEYASVQRAVIAAALPAGNTTFGQLSENDRLYANSAQDSEASERTSFASIYGSGAEDLTKPIDQGNPTIQAADAYSNRVLGSTGGLNTQDKRSYKDWVDDDTAKIEQMSKIELTLLNQMEQKARELKNASQQEAIISGALILLVLGVSLVGAFVVARSMIRSLRRLQDTATKVAQDRLPELVKQLSESDPQDVDTSVESVGVHSRDEIGQVAAAFDDVHREAVRLAAEQALLRGNVNAMFTNLSRRSQGLIQRQLSLISELESREADPDQLSSLFKLDHLATRMRRNGENLLVLAGEEPGRRWTRPVPLVDVLRAAASEVEQYERIELSSVPTTQVAGRVVNDLVHLLAELLENATSFSSPQTKVKVTGHALPDGRVLIEIHDTGIGLSPEDLAAINERLASPPTVDVSVSRRMGLFVVGRLSQRHGIRIQLRPSDSGGTTALVMLPVDVAQGGKKAPGKPGPGGSGGPAAAQASAGVAAARRGGQGGGPSLGAGAPAGGGGLLGAPAQRGQVGAGQGPRAALPGSNQDGRPGGARGPQGPGNQGRPAPAGAGAFGQGPQGLQAAGTGAPQGFGDGPAARQGFDFGDSSAPAATPPQQPAGNKGGGRRRPQLPGRGGPRAELPGGSPQQSRPSWSDDNAQPPVPRASLDTPRGHEEPDSTSRMPRIDDRQDPAATSEMPRIDDRQGPAATAGFPRPDFDAPRPGMNTPQNNGQNNGQFVRPDVYGSSGTAPAATGQFATPGYGASQDPSSTGQFATPGYGASQDPSSTGQFARPGYGNGQDPSSTGQFATPGYGNRQDPSSTGQFERPAPPQQRPTRPQEPEALPPATGPGDGRTPLYDTLETNWFHGQANGSQNGSPNGAHNGAQNNGVHTNGSQPSQQPPQTPTAPPQRPAAAPASANWRTSPNDDLVRQAERVRQPSAGGVTTSGLPRRVPRANLVAGTAQQQQHQTGPQVSRAPDDVRGRLTNLRRGIQQGRQAGTGQTGSFPSPTHQQER; from the coding sequence GTGCAGGGACGTTTCAAGAGGGATGGCAGCGCTTCGGCGGAGCCGGAGCCGCACGGCGGGACCGACCGCGGTTCCTCGCCCCAGCACGCCCAGAACCCGGGACAATCAGAACTCGGCGGCGGTGAGCGCTCCGCGCGCCCCGGCGCGACGGCTCCCGACCAACCACCCGCGAAGCCGAAGGGTCCCCCCGGCCCCGGCTCCCGAATAGCTCTGCGCAACTGGCGCATCTCCACGCGTCTGGTGTCGCTGCTCGCGCTCCCCGTGGTCGCCGCGACCACCCTGGGTGCCCTGCGCATCAACCAGTCGATGGACGACATCCAGCAGCTCGACAACATGAAGCTGCTGACCGACATGACCAAGCAGGCGACCGAGCTCGCCGCCGCCCTCCAGAAGGAGCGCGACCAGTCGGCCGGCCCGCTCGCGCACGGCGCGAAGCCCAACGACATCACGGTCAAGGGTGTCCGCGACGCGACGGACGTCGCCAAGCAGCAGTTCATCACCGGCACGCAGGAGATCGACACCGCCAGCGCGAACGGACAGCTCACCGGTGTCCGTGACAGCCTCGTGGCCATCGCGGGCGAGCTGAACAAGCTGAACACCATCCGCAACGGCGCCTACAGCGACCCCAAGAACTCCTCGCAGACGGTCGACGGGTACCACCGCCTCATCACGCAGCTGATCAGCCTCTCCCAGGACATGGCCGAGGCGACCAGCAACCCGGAGATGATCTCGCGCACCCGCGCCCTGTCGGCCTTCTCCTCCGCCAAGGAGTACGCCTCCGTCCAGCGCGCCGTCATCGCCGCCGCGCTGCCCGCGGGCAACACGACCTTCGGCCAGCTCTCCGAGAACGACCGGCTGTACGCGAACTCCGCGCAGGACAGTGAGGCCTCCGAGCGCACCAGCTTCGCGAGCATCTACGGCTCCGGCGCGGAAGACCTCACCAAGCCGATCGACCAGGGCAACCCGACCATCCAGGCCGCCGACGCGTACTCCAACCGCGTACTCGGCTCGACGGGCGGTCTGAACACCCAGGACAAGCGCTCGTACAAGGACTGGGTCGACGACGACACGGCCAAGATCGAGCAGATGTCGAAGATCGAGCTGACGCTGCTCAACCAGATGGAGCAGAAGGCCCGTGAGCTGAAGAACGCCTCCCAGCAGGAAGCGATCATCTCCGGTGCGCTGATCCTGCTGGTCCTCGGCGTCTCGCTGGTCGGCGCCTTCGTCGTGGCCCGCTCCATGATCCGCTCGCTGCGCCGGCTCCAGGACACCGCGACCAAGGTCGCCCAGGACCGTCTGCCCGAGCTGGTCAAGCAGCTCTCCGAGTCCGACCCGCAGGACGTCGACACCTCCGTCGAGTCCGTCGGTGTGCACTCGCGGGACGAGATCGGCCAGGTGGCCGCGGCCTTCGACGACGTGCACCGCGAGGCCGTACGACTGGCCGCCGAGCAGGCCCTCCTGCGAGGCAACGTCAACGCGATGTTCACCAACCTCTCGCGCCGCTCCCAGGGCCTCATCCAGCGTCAGCTCTCGCTCATCTCCGAGCTGGAGTCCCGCGAGGCCGACCCGGACCAGCTGTCCTCCCTCTTCAAGCTCGACCACCTCGCGACCCGCATGCGCCGTAACGGTGAGAACCTTCTCGTTCTCGCCGGTGAAGAGCCCGGCCGCCGCTGGACCCGCCCGGTCCCGCTGGTCGACGTGCTCCGCGCCGCCGCCTCCGAGGTGGAGCAGTACGAGCGCATCGAGCTGTCCTCGGTCCCGACGACGCAGGTCGCCGGCCGGGTCGTCAACGACCTCGTGCACCTGCTCGCCGAGCTCCTCGAGAACGCCACCTCGTTCTCCTCCCCGCAGACCAAGGTCAAGGTCACCGGTCACGCGCTGCCCGACGGCCGCGTACTGATCGAGATCCACGACACCGGTATCGGCCTCTCCCCCGAGGACCTGGCCGCGATCAACGAGCGGCTCGCCTCGCCGCCCACCGTGGACGTCTCCGTCTCCCGCCGCATGGGTCTGTTCGTGGTCGGTCGTCTGTCGCAGCGGCACGGCATCCGCATCCAGCTGCGTCCGTCCGACTCCGGTGGCACGACCGCGCTCGTCATGCTCCCCGTCGATGTCGCCCAGGGCGGCAAGAAGGCTCCGGGCAAGCCGGGTCCGGGTGGTTCCGGTGGTCCGGCCGCCGCACAGGCCTCGGCCGGTGTCGCGGCGGCCCGCCGCGGCGGCCAGGGCGGCGGTCCGTCCCTCGGGGCGGGTGCCCCCGCCGGTGGTGGCGGTCTGCTCGGTGCCCCGGCGCAACGCGGACAGGTCGGCGCAGGTCAGGGTCCGCGGGCCGCGCTCCCCGGCAGCAACCAGGACGGTCGCCCGGGTGGGGCGCGTGGACCGCAGGGTCCCGGCAACCAGGGTCGGCCGGCCCCGGCCGGTGCGGGTGCCTTCGGTCAGGGCCCGCAGGGCCTGCAGGCCGCCGGAACCGGTGCCCCCCAGGGCTTCGGCGACGGACCCGCGGCCCGCCAGGGCTTCGACTTCGGTGACAGCAGTGCCCCTGCGGCCACTCCTCCGCAGCAGCCCGCGGGCAACAAGGGCGGCGGCCGTCGCAGGCCGCAGCTGCCCGGACGCGGTGGTCCGCGCGCCGAGCTGCCCGGTGGCAGCCCGCAGCAGTCCCGGCCGAGCTGGAGCGACGACAACGCGCAGCCGCCGGTGCCGCGCGCGTCCCTCGACACCCCGCGTGGTCACGAGGAACCCGACTCCACTTCGCGGATGCCGCGGATCGACGACCGGCAGGATCCGGCCGCGACCTCGGAGATGCCGCGCATCGACGACCGCCAGGGTCCCGCAGCCACCGCGGGGTTCCCCCGTCCCGACTTCGACGCCCCGCGCCCCGGCATGAACACGCCGCAGAACAACGGGCAGAACAACGGTCAGTTCGTCCGCCCCGACGTGTACGGCTCCTCGGGCACGGCTCCGGCCGCCACGGGCCAGTTCGCCACCCCGGGCTACGGCGCCTCCCAGGACCCGTCGTCCACCGGCCAGTTCGCGACGCCCGGCTACGGCGCCTCCCAGGACCCGTCGTCCACCGGCCAGTTCGCCCGGCCGGGTTACGGCAACGGCCAGGACCCCTCGTCGACCGGCCAGTTCGCGACGCCCGGCTACGGAAACCGCCAGGACCCCTCGTCCACCGGCCAGTTCGAGCGCCCGGCGCCCCCGCAGCAGCGGCCCACGCGTCCGCAGGAGCCCGAGGCGCTGCCGCCGGCGACGGGGCCCGGTGACGGACGTACGCCGCTGTACGACACGCTGGAGACCAACTGGTTCCACGGTCAGGCGAACGGCTCCCAGAACGGCTCCCCCAACGGAGCTCACAACGGCGCCCAGAACAACGGCGTCCACACCAACGGCTCGCAGCCCTCGCAGCAGCCGCCTCAGACCCCCACAGCACCACCGCAACGGCCGGCCGCCGCACCGGCCTCCGCCAACTGGCGCACCTCGCCGAACGACGACCTCGTCCGGCAGGCAGAACGCGTCCGTCAACCGTCGGCGGGCGGGGTCACCACCTCAGGCCTGCCGCGCCGCGTCCCGCGAGCCAACCTCGTCGCGGGCACGGCACAGCAGCAACAGCACCAAACTGGTCCGCAGGTCTCCCGTGCGCCTGATGACGTACGCGGCCGGCTGACCAATCTCCGTAGGGGCATTCAGCAGGGTCGACAGGCCGGTACCGGCCAGACCGGCAGCTTCCCCAGCCCCACTCACCAGCAGGAGCGTTAG